In the Aridibaculum aurantiacum genome, TGTATAAACTGCGCGGGTTGCGGTTTGGTAAACCTTCATCACGGCTATACATTTCATCGCGGTACAGCGTGTCAGGAAAATAATACAATCCGCCGCCAATGGTCTGTCCTCCATTGCGTCCAGATTGAGCAATCCAAATTGCGCCAAATTTATCAGCCTTAATATCGTTAATGTCGTGGTTGGTAAGATTGGCAAGTTTTTTCCAGCGTGTGCCGGTGAACTGGTGTACACCTTCATTCCAGGTGCCTACCCATACTACGCCATCCTTGCCTACGCCTACAGCCTTAAATTCATTGCTGGCGAAAATTGGCGTGTTTGCTTTGTTGTAGATCTTAAGGTTCATTTGTTGTGCAGTCACCCCCATGGCTGCAAACAATAAGATAATTGAGAAGGAAATTTTGTTACACATTTTTTTACAGTTGAATTGGTATCAGCAGTTTTGTTGCTTTTTTGCTGGGCAAAAGTGTTGTTTAGCTACTACCTGTTCAATAGCATAAGTATGTGAATGGGATGTGTGGTAGATATTGATGACGAATAGTGAAGAAGTATTTTTCAACTAACTCATGTTGTGTAATACAGCATGATAATTTAAAAATGATAACAGGAATTATTTCATGTTTCCTTCTATTTTGAATGTTCCAATAGAAATATTTATCAATAAAATGATCTTCAGTAAAGCGAAATCAAATAAGTAATATTCAATAAAGAATTAGCTCATTCACATATTTATGTGATGTGTTTCTATCCTCTTTTATACCATCCTTGTTATCTGCCACTCATCCTTCACTTAATGCTCGAATTCATAATTAAGCAGAACCAATTGCTACCCCTTTATGCGATTGTGAGAGGAGATAGCCAATGATATTTTTGCTTCTCAAATCAATCATCTCCAAAACAACTATAACTAAAGGATCATGAAAAAACTTATGCTGGCAATTGCAGTATTTACAATGCCATTTACTATGCAAGCGCAGTTTGGTAACCTGCTTGAAAAAGCCAAAAGCAAAATCAATAGCAGGGCTAACAACAAAATAGACCAGGGTATGGAAGGTGCCTTGGATAAAGTAGAGGCTGGCGTAAAAAAGCCTGGTTCTGCTACCTCATCAAAACCTGCTGAAGCAAAAGATGGTGATGGTGAAGAAAAAGAAGTAGAAGAGTCAGGGCAGCCAGCTAAGATGAGTGTAAACTCAAAGTTTGATTTTGTTCCTGGAGAGCGTATCATTTACAGCGAAGACTTTGCACAGGATGTAATAGGTGAACTGCCGCTTACATGGAATGCTAGTGGTAAAGGAGAGGTACAAACCATTAATGGCAAACAAGGAAAGTGGTTGCGTGTTTTTCAAAACAACACTTACCTGTCTGGTAACAAGAAAGACTTTGGTGAGAACTTCACTGTAGAGTTTGATGCTATCTATTTCTTTCAACCAAAATTGTCAGGTTATGTAATGCCTGATATAAGCTTTGGTTTGTTCAGCACAGGTGAAGAAGACAACCTGGAGAACAAATTCCTGCAGGATCAAAACAGCCTGAATTCAGCAATCATCAATCTTCATCCTTCTGGTGCAGGTGGAGCATATATGAGCAGTTATAAGACCAGGGCCAGGACCTTTGGTAGCGACAGGTCTGTTTTGAACGAGTATAGCAAGTACCATAACAAAGTGATGCACTATGCTATCCAAATTCAAAAGACACGCTTCCGTATGTGGATCAACCAGGATAAAGTTTTCGATGTTCCTCGTGGTGTAAATACCAATGCGCTCCTCAACCAGATTTACTTCCATATGGAATCCTCAAATTATAAAGATGAAGAGGTTGGTTTTTATGTAAGCAATATCAAAGTAGCTACAGGCTTGCCTGATACACGTCATAAGCTGGTGGAAGAAGGTAAGTTCAGTACCACCGGTATCTTGTTCGATTTTCAAAGTGCTACTATCCGCCCGGAATCTTATGGTGTGATCAAGGAAATCGGTAGTGTTCTGAAAGAAAACCCAGCCATCAAGATCAATATCATTGGGCACACCAGTAACGATGGTGATGCTAATGCCAATCTTGCTCTTTCAAAACTTAGATCTGCCGCTGTGAAAGATGTGTTGGTAAAAGAGTATGCTATAGATGCTGCACGCTTAACTACAGATGGTAAAGGCGGTAGCCAGCCAGTGGGTGATAATAAAACCACAGAAGGTAAAGCGCAAAACAGGCGTGTAGAATTTATAAAGCTGTAAAGACTTTTGTTTTAGAAGTTTATAGGTATAAGGGTCATATACTAAGCCTCCAGGTTTCTACCGGAGGCTTTTTGTTTATATTAGATTTATCTCCATTTTGTGCAGCAATTGGAAGTTCTTATTTATTTAGCAACTGGAATAAATCTTAAGATAAGGAGGTGTAGCAGCAACAGCGGCAAGAGTATTGCAGTTGGAGCATTGAAAAAACATTTGATGAGCGGGTAGTTGCTTTTTCCGAACTTTATTTTTACCAGTGTTAACCGCCATTCCATACCTATGAATGAATATATACAGATACTCCAACTTATTCTTTCCTGGTTGTTAATCGTTGCTGTGTTACTACCTATGGTGCACAACGATTACTGGGTGTTTAGAGTATTTGAGTACCCGCGTTACCAAAAATTTGTTCTCTGTACTGTGGCGCTTATTTCCCTGTTTATCAACCGGCCACTCACTCAAACTTTCGTCATCATCACTGTTGTCATTCTTGCTTTATGTGTTCTTTACCTTGGGTATAAGATCTGGCCTTACACTGCTTTCTCTAGCATTGAAATGACAACGGTAAAGCCAAATCAAAAAAAGAACCAGCTAAAGTTGTTCGCTGCAAATGTTTACCAGGAAAATACAGCTTACCACAAGTTATTGGACCAGGTGAAAGTAGAAGACCCGGATGTGATTATGCTTGTAGAAACGGATAAGAAATGGGAGCAGGCAGTAAAAGAACTTGATAAAGATTATCCTCACATACTGAAAGAGCCCAGGGATAATACCTATGGTTTATTGTTCTATTCACGATTCAAATTTGTTTCTGCTGAAGTGAAATATTTGGTAGAAGATGATGTGCCATCGGTAGAGGCAGTGATCGAATTGCCATCAGGAGAACATATAAAGATCTTTGGCTTACATCCTAAGCCGCCAGTCCCCGGTGAAGATGATAGATCCACAGCAAAGGACAAAGAATTGATGAAGATCGCCTTCAAAGCAAAGGAAGAGAAGTTGCCAGTGATAGTGCTGGGTGATCTGAATGATGTAGCCTGGAGCTATGTTACCGGCTTATTCAGGAAGACTAGTGGCCTTCTTGATCCTCGCCGTGGCCGTGGTTTCTTTAGTACATTCTCTGCGTTCTATTGGTTTATGCGTTTCCCGCTTGATTATGTTTTTTGCTCCGCCCACTTTGGATTGATCAATATGAAACGTTTAGGGAAAAACGGATCTGATCACTTTCCTATGCTCAGCCATTTTGAACTAATGCCGGTACTGGAAGCAAGGCAAGATAAACCACATGCCGATTCAGAAGAACTGCAACAAGCTGCAGAAAAGGCGAATCAACCAGCATAACTATTTCTCCAGCAGGAAACCAACAACGAGTTGCATTTCCTGTTTGATGATTTCTGCTATTTATATGTTATCAAGTTGTAATTCAATCCTTCTGCTTTGCCAGCTGGATTTCTTATTGGAACAATCTTTGAATAAGATGTACCAAAAAGGTTATTGCCGAATGCCATTTTATGAATAAGAAACTGGTTTTGATGCTTTTTGTATTTGCTGTTGCTTCCTGTTCGCAGCAGCAACCGCAGCAAGCTGAGGAAGAGAAGGGGAAGTACAAGTTCATTTATTATCCTAATATGAATATGTATTATGATGTAGCTGCAGGTCAATACCTCTTTTCCATTGATAGTGCAAGAACCTGGCAAACCATCAATGAACCATCAACGGAGCAGCCGGCTACTTTAGGAGAAGGGAAAGTTATTTATACAGACGTAAAGCAGGTTTGGAAAGAAAATGAGGAGCACAGGCAACAGCACGATGGCACTATTTACAATGTTCTTAGTGGAGGAGCGGTAGTAGCTTCAGCAGCTAATGAAGTAAGTGAAAGGAAAACGCCTAGAAAGACCGTAGCGAAACCAGCACCGGTAGAGGAGCCTAAGAAAAAAGGTTTAGGAAAATTTCTTAATAACATCTTTGGCAAAAAGAAGAACAAAGATCAGCAATAACAGTAGCAGCAGCCGTCACCATTTGATTTTGAGTTACCTAAATTTGATGGCTCCTGGGCCTTATCCAATTTCTATCAACCAGCTAACATACAATTACTACTATACATGAGTTCACAAGGATCTTTTTGGCAACGCATGGGTTTGCATGATTGGTTTCTGAAAAAAGAAGCCACAGTTACCGTAGTTGAGCCAACCGCCCTTACACCCGATGATGTTTTCAAATACATAGTTGAAAAATTTGAAGAATCAATTGCGCAGCTATCATTCGGCAATCGCATCGTTTTTTTCCACGAATACATTATCTGCTTCAATCCGGAAGATTACAACCAGTTTATGAATAATAAGAAGGGCATCTTCGGAATTATTATTCATGAGTCGGTGAAGCGGTTTTATGAGATACTTAATGAGTACAGGCAGCGGGGTAAAACAGTAGAGCCTGCCAGTAACAAGTGGGTGTTTCGTTTTGTATCGCACCCTGAGTATGCCCGTGGCGATAAGAGTTATATTGGAAAACTTTTACCCGGCACTCCACAACCTAAAGAAGAAAATCTTCGTGTCACATTTATTCCACGCCAAACAGGTATTGCAGAAGCTTTGGATGTAAATCCGGAGTTGATGGAAGGCTTTACTTACTACAGCGAAGGCTACTATGAAGTGGAATATAAAGACGATCTGAAACTGGATGATGAGGAGATCACCAGTGGCGAAAAATCTTTGCTTGCTCGTTTTGAAACAGTAGTTCCTGATAAAGAATACATAGGTAAGAAGATAGAATACCTGATGCGCGCCGAGCAGATACTCATAACAGGTAAAGACGACATGGAAGAGGCAGAGGATAAATTTCGCATTCCATCAGAATGGGTTAGTTCGCCACATCTTTCTGTACGTTTCAATAAAGCAGATGGAAAATTTTACCTGGCTTCTTACGGCGAGAAGACAATGCTGAATGAAAGAGAGGTGAGGCCAAGTGCCCCTGATTCGCCAAGTTGGGTAGAGTTGCCAGTGAATTCAAAGATCGTATTGAACGGTATTGTAGGAGTAAACATTTTTAAGTCGTAGGCAATGATCAATGCAATATTATCTTCTGCTCTGTTTGTTATCTGCCTGCTTTTGCTCATGGCAAATTTCAGGGACATTAAAAAGACACACAACAACAACGAATAATGGCTACAAACTTTTTCGGATTAACGGATGCCGGTAGACAACGAAGCAACAATGAAGATACTTTCATTGCTGAGACATTGAGAAACGGCCGTTATATAGCTGCATGTGTAATTGATGGTGTGGGTGGATATGAAGGTGGTGAAGTAGCAGCTGAAATAGCAAGAGAAACTATCCTTGATCAGCTGAAACGAATTGATAACAGTGGCAACATTGCTGTATCACTTAAAGATGCTGTTGCTGCTGCTAATAAGCAGATATACCAGCAGAAAATAGAGAACAGGCGCAATGGCCAGATGGCATGTGTGGTAACACTTGCACTCGCCGATATTGAAGAGAATAAATTTTACTATGCACACGTAGGTGATACGCGCCTTTACCTGCTCCGCGACCAGTCGCTTGTAAAAGTTACCAAGGATCATTCGTTTGTTGGATTTTTAGAAGATAGTGGCCGCTTGAGTGAAGAGGCTGCCATGAAACATCCAAAACGCAACGAAATAAACAAGGCACTTGGTTTTGATGATATAGCTGGTAATGCAGAATATATAGAAACAGGAGACTCGCCATTTTTACCAGGTGATATTCTACTCCTATGCAGCGATGGCTTAACCGATATGGTAAGCAATAGCGGTTTAAGAGATGTACTGGTTTCAGGTAAAACAATAGAGAAAAAAGCAGAGACTTTGATAAGTGCTGCAAACAATGCCGGCGGTAAAGACAATATTACCGTAGTGCTTGTATGGAACGATAAAGAGCCTGTAAAACAAGAAGCCACCAAACCTGCTGTAAGCCTCCGCCAGGATAATCATGTAAAATCTGAAGGAGTGGCTTTGTCAGCTAAAGAAAACCACGACGACATCAGGCGGCCGGAAGTAAAGAAGAAGGCAAACCCTACGGTAAGTATTTTATCCATTTTACTTGTACTGGTAGTGGCGGCCCTTGCATGGCTGCTTTACCGCGATTATGTAAAAGATCAAAATCACCGGCAGGAAGTGCAGTCGCGTGTTGAGGTAAAACAGCGCAGCGAACAGGAGCAGGCATTTGTAGATAATATAGATGCTACTACCAATGGTGAAGTTTTTCTTGTGACCACAGCGCCAGGTCAACAACTTGTCATCACTGATTCTATCCTCATTCATAAAGATAGCCTGCACATTATAGGCAATGGGATGACGCTGGTGGCCGATACTTCTTATAAAGGTCCAGCATTTATTGTAGCTGCTAACACCCGCTACTTTTTATTAGATAGCATCACACTCCAGGGCTTCGACGTAGGTGTACTGATGAGGTCTCCGGGCTTACACCTGCAAAACGTGCAGTTCAAAAATTGTAAAGTGCCGGTGGAGTACCAGATGATGTTCCCGGCTAATGCTGTTGTAAACGGCAGGCTGACTGATTCTGCATTTCTCTATATAGGTAATACACAAAACAATTATTAGAAACAAGGATGTCGCAGTTTAGAAATCGTTTTTCAGCCCGCAATACAGAGCGGTTGTTTTTGCTACTCACCAGCGTAGTGTTGGGTTTAATGTTTTACCAGTTGTTCACTGTATTGCAGCGTGATTTTGCCGATGTAGGGAAACGCCTTGCCAATGGCACCATGATGAACCTGAACGATGAAAAGCCAGGTGAGAAAATGCAGGTGCTGTTAGAGAAAGGTTTCTATTTCCAGGATAAACAAGACATTGACCTGATAGCATCTATGGTGAAGAAAGGTGATGCAGCAGAGGACTTAGAAATAGATAATGTAGGAGAGCTGAATAAGAATAAATATGATATAAACGTATCAGAAGCATTTACAAAAGGCGGTCAATCTTTTAAGAAGAGGGTAGAGGTGGAGCGCATACTGCTCGGCTTCTCCGACCAGGACTCTACACTCTTTGACCGCGAGGTACAGAAAGGGATACAAGTGAATTCCGCTACCAGTGTAGGTATGGGCAACCGCACCATCAGTGGTAGAATAATCAATAAACAGGAAGTTCCTGCAGCAGGTGTATTGGTAAGGCTGCAGCTGATACTGCCGCAAGACAGCATTTATAGCGAGGACGTAACAGAAGTAGACAGGGAACAAACGGTAACAGCAGGTGGTGTTCGACGCAGTTATGTTTTGGATAGTGCCGGAAACAGGCAACTGCAGGGCGTAATAGCTTATGCACGTACGGATGGTTCAGGGAATTTTTCTTTTACAGGATTGCAAGCTGATAGAGGTTATAATGTTTTACCACTTCAGCCAGGTTTTGAGTTTGGCCGTTCAAAAGGTGTAGCATCACTCAACAATGATGTGAACTTTGCATTTGTACAGGCTCCTCATACCATGAAGCTTTTTTCCACGCGTGATTTCAACAACCTGAAAAGAGAAGGTGCTTTGATAGTAAGAACACCAGGTGAAGTGATGCGCTGGTTTTGGATAATAGTTGGAGTATTCTTTGGCTGCTTCTTTTTATTGCACATCATACTAAGCATCAGGTTTCCGCAGGCTGACCAGTTGCTGTTGCCTGTACTGATGATTTTGATAGGGCTTTCTTTCATCACTTTGCTTAGCCTGCAAGACCCGCTTCGCGATCGCTTCCTGGCTAAGAACACGCTCTATTATTTCGGAGGAGGTATAGCCGGCATCATACTAATGCTGCTCTTCAACCTGCGCCAGTTTACCACCGATTCGCTTTTCTACCGTGCATTTGTTTTCAAGGGCAACAGGAGGGCCGCCAATGGCTGGCCATGGATATTTGCAGCTTTAGGCTTACTGGTGCTAACGGTGTTCTTCGGTACAGGTCCTGAAGGAAGTGGAGTAAAAGTAAACTTGTTTGGTTTTCAGCCCAGCGAGATCGTGAAGTTCCTCGTGTTGTTTTTCCTGGCTGGTTATTTTGCTACCAACGAACAATTCATCTCTACCTACTCATCGTGGCGTAAACGTTCTTCATTTTTTGCTTTTGCTGTTGCGGCTATACTGGCAGCTATATTTTTATTCCTGATTATTGGTGACTTGGGGCCGGCAATGGTAGTCTGCTTTACATTCATAATTCTCTTCTCTTTTTCCCGTGGCGATTTTGTTCCAATGGCTGCGGCAGTTGTGTTATACATCGTCTGTCTCTGGATCATCGAAAATGTTTGGATAGCAACAGGTGTAGCAATAGGAGTTATGCTGCTATACATGCTGGTGAAGAAAAAGCAGTTGAGCGAATCTGCTGTTATGGCTATGGTAGTAATGGCAGGTTTCATGCTGCTCGATAAAGTTCCTTACCTGGAAGAACTCATTCCTGGCCCTATGCAAAGGCTGGTAGACAGGAAAGCAATATGGCAGGATGCGTGGGATAATGAAGTGTTTGGTGGTGATCACGTTGCCAATAGTATCTGGGCAATGGCCACAGGTGGTATCACAGGCCAGGGTGCCGGCGAAGGTTTTGCGAAATCCATCCCGGAAGCTCATACTGATATGATACTGCCTGCTATGGGCGAAGAATTCGGATGGGCTGGTATCATCTGCATTTTCATCATCTTTTTAATTTACCTGCACCGGTCAATAGTGATTGGCAGGCACTCCGGGCGGCCATTTCTTTTTTACCTCTGTGCAGGCATAGGCATAGCAACCTTTGTTCAATTTTTACTGATAGCAGGAGGGTCAACAGGTGCGCTGCCTTTATCGGGTGTGGCGCTTCCATTTATGAGTTATGGCGGGTCGTCGCTGGTGATGAATATGCTGGCTGCAGGTTTCCTGCTTTCAGCGTCTAATATAGAGGGCTCACCTGCACAAATGAAATTCATTACACAGCAGCAGGATAGGAACCTGCTTCCTGCATTGGTAGCTGCATGTGTAGGGATTGTTCTGCTGAGTGTAAACGTATCGCGTTACCTTTTCAACAACCAGAAGTGGGTGGTGCAACCTTCATTGGTAGCAGATAGAACAGGAACCAGGATGTTTAGCTACAACCCGCGCATCAGCATCCTGATGAACAAATTGCAGGCAGGCAACCTGCTTGACAGGGATGGTAGAATACTTGCAACCAGTAATGCTGAAACCATCAACCAACAACTGGACAGCCTGGTAACGCTGGGTGTACGAAGAGAAGATATTGATGCACTTGCCTATAAACGTCAAAGCAGGTATTACCCATTTGCAGAGCAAATGTTCTTCTGGACAGGCGATGCCAATACAGGTATTTTCAACGGTAGCTCCAATGGCTACTATGCTGAATATGCGCATGCTGCGGAACTACGTGGATTTCCTACACCTACTACCAAGTTCCAGGTAAGTGCCAACAGGTATAGAGAAGATCGCTTCCTGCCACAAACATCTACAGAAATGACTGTGGTGAAACGCGATTATAGTGCGCTTGCTCACTTGCTGCTGGCCGGTATCAACAGCCAGCAGGTAGAAGCATTTAAACAAAAAAATCGTGATGTACATCTTACGCTTGATGCAGCCCTGCAGGTAGAAATTAACCAGGCACTGGCAGCTGATGATAGTGTAAAGGTGAAACGTGCATCTGTA is a window encoding:
- a CDS encoding OmpA family protein; translated protein: MKKLMLAIAVFTMPFTMQAQFGNLLEKAKSKINSRANNKIDQGMEGALDKVEAGVKKPGSATSSKPAEAKDGDGEEKEVEESGQPAKMSVNSKFDFVPGERIIYSEDFAQDVIGELPLTWNASGKGEVQTINGKQGKWLRVFQNNTYLSGNKKDFGENFTVEFDAIYFFQPKLSGYVMPDISFGLFSTGEEDNLENKFLQDQNSLNSAIINLHPSGAGGAYMSSYKTRARTFGSDRSVLNEYSKYHNKVMHYAIQIQKTRFRMWINQDKVFDVPRGVNTNALLNQIYFHMESSNYKDEEVGFYVSNIKVATGLPDTRHKLVEEGKFSTTGILFDFQSATIRPESYGVIKEIGSVLKENPAIKINIIGHTSNDGDANANLALSKLRSAAVKDVLVKEYAIDAARLTTDGKGGSQPVGDNKTTEGKAQNRRVEFIKL
- a CDS encoding endonuclease/exonuclease/phosphatase family protein — its product is MNEYIQILQLILSWLLIVAVLLPMVHNDYWVFRVFEYPRYQKFVLCTVALISLFINRPLTQTFVIITVVILALCVLYLGYKIWPYTAFSSIEMTTVKPNQKKNQLKLFAANVYQENTAYHKLLDQVKVEDPDVIMLVETDKKWEQAVKELDKDYPHILKEPRDNTYGLLFYSRFKFVSAEVKYLVEDDVPSVEAVIELPSGEHIKIFGLHPKPPVPGEDDRSTAKDKELMKIAFKAKEEKLPVIVLGDLNDVAWSYVTGLFRKTSGLLDPRRGRGFFSTFSAFYWFMRFPLDYVFCSAHFGLINMKRLGKNGSDHFPMLSHFELMPVLEARQDKPHADSEELQQAAEKANQPA
- a CDS encoding PP2C family protein-serine/threonine phosphatase, translated to MATNFFGLTDAGRQRSNNEDTFIAETLRNGRYIAACVIDGVGGYEGGEVAAEIARETILDQLKRIDNSGNIAVSLKDAVAAANKQIYQQKIENRRNGQMACVVTLALADIEENKFYYAHVGDTRLYLLRDQSLVKVTKDHSFVGFLEDSGRLSEEAAMKHPKRNEINKALGFDDIAGNAEYIETGDSPFLPGDILLLCSDGLTDMVSNSGLRDVLVSGKTIEKKAETLISAANNAGGKDNITVVLVWNDKEPVKQEATKPAVSLRQDNHVKSEGVALSAKENHDDIRRPEVKKKANPTVSILSILLVLVVAALAWLLYRDYVKDQNHRQEVQSRVEVKQRSEQEQAFVDNIDATTNGEVFLVTTAPGQQLVITDSILIHKDSLHIIGNGMTLVADTSYKGPAFIVAANTRYFLLDSITLQGFDVGVLMRSPGLHLQNVQFKNCKVPVEYQMMFPANAVVNGRLTDSAFLYIGNTQNNY
- a CDS encoding FtsW/RodA/SpoVE family cell cycle protein, with translation MSQFRNRFSARNTERLFLLLTSVVLGLMFYQLFTVLQRDFADVGKRLANGTMMNLNDEKPGEKMQVLLEKGFYFQDKQDIDLIASMVKKGDAAEDLEIDNVGELNKNKYDINVSEAFTKGGQSFKKRVEVERILLGFSDQDSTLFDREVQKGIQVNSATSVGMGNRTISGRIINKQEVPAAGVLVRLQLILPQDSIYSEDVTEVDREQTVTAGGVRRSYVLDSAGNRQLQGVIAYARTDGSGNFSFTGLQADRGYNVLPLQPGFEFGRSKGVASLNNDVNFAFVQAPHTMKLFSTRDFNNLKREGALIVRTPGEVMRWFWIIVGVFFGCFFLLHIILSIRFPQADQLLLPVLMILIGLSFITLLSLQDPLRDRFLAKNTLYYFGGGIAGIILMLLFNLRQFTTDSLFYRAFVFKGNRRAANGWPWIFAALGLLVLTVFFGTGPEGSGVKVNLFGFQPSEIVKFLVLFFLAGYFATNEQFISTYSSWRKRSSFFAFAVAAILAAIFLFLIIGDLGPAMVVCFTFIILFSFSRGDFVPMAAAVVLYIVCLWIIENVWIATGVAIGVMLLYMLVKKKQLSESAVMAMVVMAGFMLLDKVPYLEELIPGPMQRLVDRKAIWQDAWDNEVFGGDHVANSIWAMATGGITGQGAGEGFAKSIPEAHTDMILPAMGEEFGWAGIICIFIIFLIYLHRSIVIGRHSGRPFLFYLCAGIGIATFVQFLLIAGGSTGALPLSGVALPFMSYGGSSLVMNMLAAGFLLSASNIEGSPAQMKFITQQQDRNLLPALVAACVGIVLLSVNVSRYLFNNQKWVVQPSLVADRTGTRMFSYNPRISILMNKLQAGNLLDRDGRILATSNAETINQQLDSLVTLGVRREDIDALAYKRQSRYYPFAEQMFFWTGDANTGIFNGSSNGYYAEYAHAAELRGFPTPTTKFQVSANRYREDRFLPQTSTEMTVVKRDYSALAHLLLAGINSQQVEAFKQKNRDVHLTLDAALQVEINQALAADDSVKVKRASVVIMDGSNGDVLASSMYPLPQINDWERMMLSTVEQNRLQEWISNSDIGFTHATQPGSTAKVLTALAAFNKVGDDAARRTIQVRPADLIRVAGPEPDEAGNISIERGLVRSNNSFFIRLANEWQLQEEMGNLYLQTGMFLRGVGGYYYEFNQDNIAQQDRWRDLWRRTEFATVQRYNPNNIKPTRGRGVSGMSWGQGELIATPASVARLAAGISNNGTMMHNRYLYKVSGAETPVREGVAIAKSPSYAGFLKDYMIKQSAGKVHRTQIAVAGKTGTPERVFKGRRIKDGWYVFFAPKANGTGHIVACVRLEDAKGSSEAVRLAGQTVIPFLLKRGYVKGFENAAKPAAVTQAQVPVNNGNGTQPMVEAEPAEPAVDTGR